Within Rhipicephalus microplus isolate Deutch F79 chromosome 9, USDA_Rmic, whole genome shotgun sequence, the genomic segment CGGTCATATTGGAATGAGAGAATTGGCTGTTCACTTGGATCACTTTCAGTCAATTGAAATGAGCATGTACGTAATAGATTTTATCGCTTTGTATATATATGTTTCAGTCGTCAATGTAATAATATTGTGCCCGTTTTacaaaacactggttcagtttagGTATTTTCAGTGCATATCGTAACATAAGAATCGCTGAAATAGTCTGCTATTGCCTTTATAACTGCAACACTTGGTAGTGACACTTTGATCTTACATAGCAGTATATAAAAAATGATTGTGCATCTTGCCCTTGAAAGCCTTTGTGAACGGTTGTGCTGCACTTTCATCAGAATAACAAAATCTAGAAACAAAATGAACAaagaaacttctttttttttttgtggcaatgCCTGCTGAGTAACAACCATTTAAGTTTTCCAAagtgtttctttattttcttctgttataaAAGATTGCACCATTCTTAATTTGGTCATTGGTTTCTGCATTTGCCTCTCTCAATTGTGAAAAACGAAACAATTGGCATTTAGTTACTTGAGTTGCAGGCATTGCTTTACAATCCCGGCCGCCGTGCACATGGTGGTAAAAATGCCGAAGCAAGTGGTTTTGCAAAAATTGAGACCATCTCGAGGTCTGACTATAATTTTCCAATGCACAGAAGATAGCTCTGGCATGCACAATGCTGCGATCTCTCTCTTCCATTCCAAGCTCAGTCGTGCCGGCACTGCTCAAAGTGGCTGGCGTTTCCTGTTGCTAGGCTAGACTAGGCTTCAGTCGCGTAAAGTTGGAAGGACCCAAAAATGTCAAACTCGCGCAGCGATTACAATCTGCCCTGCCTCGGGATCAGGGGGATGAAACGCACTTGATGGAACAAAAGTCTGTATGAAAGTTGGCACATCAGAGATCGCAGAGATGCAAAAGGCTTTAGCGACGTGGAGGCATGTTAGCATGGCTTGGTGTTCTAATTGCTCCACAGAATGAGAGGCAAAGAGAAAAAGATGAGAGAGTGAAAATTAAAGCAAGACAGTTAAAgagagaaagcgaaaaaaaagagataaaaagtGGAAGTGACATGCAGAGATAAAAAGCGAGATGCCTAGATAGAAAGAAAAGGTGTATCTGCTTGTGACAGCTGGGGGAGGAGAGAGAACTGTCTGTTTTGGATGTTCTGACTGAATGCACACAAATCGAGATACAGTGGAAGCCCCACTTTGCAAATTATTTTTGAAGGCCCATCCCACTTCatctatcacttttttttttatcagacaGCCTCCTACTTCTGTTCATCAGGCTTCGTCTAAGCAGCAAAACACTTTATTCAGTGTCTGTTTTTGAGACATAAGTCTCAGCCTTACCATCATAGCTGAGGGTAAGTAACACTTGTATTCTGATGCTACTGGCTTGTTAGTTCCTGCAAccacgaggtcacttgatgtgTAGCCACTTCATTTGTTAGTAGCTCATGTTTTAATCTGGTTCTATATGCGACCGTATCATTAATAATGAGTTTTACCATCGCTACTGATCACATCCCCACTGCCATCACACGAGAACTAAATTGATGTGAAACACTAAGGTGGAAAATAAGTTACGTTGTGCTGTTGAAATGATTGCGGTTTTTATGCAAACATTCTTGGTATCTGTGCTCACAGTAAACGCATTTTGATAAGACATGTTTGACGTTCATTTTGTCACAGGTATTGAGAATGGGTGAGAAAGACAGATATCACACCTTTTGGGGTATTATTGTAATTTCGATATCTTTATTTCCACACATTTTGCACGCAGGATTTTTGCCATTTTTAAGTCCACACTACATTTAGACATAGTCTTTGATTGTGGCAATGCATATACATTTTGCTTTTGCTTGATGCTCTACTCCTTTTCATCATTAAACGctgctaccaaaaaaaaaaaaacagtggggtGTGATAGATTGGCTTTGCATTATTTGTCGCCTAACCTTTACATTTCAGAACACAAAATCATCTGGCTTATCTCTCTGAATCCTGTGCAACCGTGCTCTTCCTTTTAATTTTTACTGACATTTGTTTTTCAACATTTGTGCTGATCCATGTTTCCATGGTAAAGAAGCACAGTGTTGTATGAAACCATAGTGCATGCCATTGTATTTACTGGTTGGCTCTTCCTCACGTGTGTGTTCTCTACGAAACACAGCACTACAACACAAGACACATTCTACATGTCTCacaatgtttaaaaaaaattttttacgcATTTGATTTCCAGACATCAACAGTTGATGCAGCCATTTTTATTCAGCCACAGGACTTGTGTTTGCTTTAACCTACCCAAATATTTCATATATTTTGTGCTAAGATGATAGAATTACCACTTAGCTCATTGATTTAGTTCACAGAGCATTTGAATCTTTCATATCTTATATGCAGCTACAACGCACTGCAGCAGATGCTAAGTTTTATATTTCCCACTGCATTCAAGTGCTCCATTTTTTATTGTCTTATGCGTAGAAGTCTTTTTAAAAAAGTGTCACTGTTTCACCTCGGGGACAATGCAACAAATGCCATAGCAACAACTTAGAATGTAACACTGAAAACGACAAGAAGATCAAAACGTGCAGTGCGCTGCTCGCGCACAAATGACTCACGGAAACAACTCAAACAGGACGAGAGCAAACTAACATTTACCACTCGACACAATGTGCTGTTGAAACGAAAACAACACACGATACCTAATCACAGAGACAGATGTGTGCAAACTAAGAAGTGTTCCGAATGTTACTTCGGTGTATATGAAAAGCACGCTCTTCTTGCAAACAGAGCCTGCACAGCATGTGAATAGAGCTTTGTGGGCCCGACATATAATaaaattgttccggtgaaagcccaaggcacaATTCTCTCTCCGCAAAAGAATAAGGGTGCTTGCACACGCTTCTATCCCCCTTCCCAAATCCGTAGGGCCAAGTACACGTGGAAGATAAGCGCTTGTTGGCGCATCGCAACGACCTGAATACTGAGCATGGAgggcttttttttcattcttgattTTTCGTTCTTGATTATACATGTACGGTGCATGACGTCGACACCAGTGGCGAaaaccagctgagagtgtccatataatttctatcgcaataaaaagtagTGACATCGAAGTGGTACTGAAAAAGTACTGGCTGAattacaagaaaaaaagtttgatgAAGCCCAGCTGATCTTGAGTGTATTGAGTGTATGTTGTTCGTGCTAGCTTGAACAGTTGTCTGTGTGCTTTTGCAGATGAGTCCATCCCTTCTGTGCAGAAGCATCGAAGTATCGATACTGCCAGAAAAGCATTGCTCCAGTGTCCTCTTAGAAGTTGCTCGCCTTTTTTTTCACAATAATGTTGCAGCTTAATACTCTGTGTACATCAGATAATGGTGGTGTTGTGACCATGTCTGTGGACTCCTCCAAAAAACAGGCTTTATCGAAACAAGTGAAATTGACTATTCAGTTTCTGTGATGTCTTTCAATTGATCCTGAGAAGTGTATAATAGATTTCATTGCATTGTATATGTATCATCAGTGTAAAGCAGTATTGACTGTCTTACAAATCACTGGTTTATATTAGGCATTTATTTATGAACTTCTTTACACATGTGTATGTGCCAAGAGAAAGAAATTTGCATCTAAGCAAGGACAACGCTCGGTAGGGACATTTTGATTTTACACTGCAGACTGTAAATGTGTAATGGCATCCTGGCGTTACTTTCTTATGCATTTTACCCTCCAAAAcatttgtgcatgtttgtgttGTGTTTTCTAGTCAACAAAATTTGTCATCTGGACAAAGGAACTTATTTTTTTGTAGTTCTGCTCATCGAGCAACAGCGTTGTAAATTTGCTTAAATCTTTCTGGTCCTCTTCTGTCATCGAACTTTGCATCAttcttgatttgatcatttgtatATTTCTTTGTCTTTTCTCTCCGGTATGCTTAAGATGCAAGCAGTgcattgagttgatcgcactTTTTTGTGTTATATCCAAGGTTGTTTTACCACTCTAGTATATAAGGGCAGTCGTATAAGTGTAATAGTCATTGCCTTTATTCAGTGTAGAGTAAAATCTTGATAATTCGAACATGTTTATTAGCCGAGGCCATAATCTGCATTGTTTAATGTCATGAAGCTCTTGTAATTCGGTCATATTTAGCCTCAATCCACTTAACTCGACCAGTCATTGGAGAGTGCTGAGCATGAAATGTCACCCAATTTACCTGCGAAAAAACATGTGCACGTGGTGCAGGTAATGGTTGTAGCTGTAGGTAAGGATGTGGTGCAGAACACCTTTCAGGCCTAATAAAGAGGGGGTCTTGGAGCTTGGCTACATTGTGAACAGAGTTGCGGGATTACGAGACTTGCGACTTTTTCTCCTATTTTATGCGAAATAAGTATAGGATTTATTTACAAATTGATATAGAAATAGAAAATGTAATGGAAAATGTGTAAGCTGTGGAAATGCAAATAGAACAACATACTTTTTTTGCATTCCTTATAAATGTATCAGCATTTCAGACCATCACACCTGTGATGTCACTTTTATCCCTTCCTAGTGATTCTATCATATTTTGCCATTTATTTCTTATTAACCTCTTACTCTCATATATCATTTCTTGTGCTTTGTGTCTTGATTTAGGAAGGTATTTGGTGGGTGTGCAGCATTTCATAAATATTtcaatggagaaaaaaaaagaaagtgcaatAAATGTTTCAATGAGCTGGTGCATAAACTCTTAGCGTATTACGAAAAAGCTTTGGTATTTAGGTGTAGTATCAGAACTACATAAACTTGCATTCTTGTGCAAGTTTATTGGCAAAGGTGATTATGTACTTTGTCTGCAAGTACAGTAATCTTTCTTCATTGTCTGGTGCTGTAGTCTAGTTACAGACAATGCGTGTAAGATTTTCATTGCCTTCCTTTTGTCTCTGTGGTTTTGCAGGTTCCTTGTCTTCGGCATGCCATGACGAGTACCATGCGCTCGTGTCTGTACAAGGCGGACTGCATTCGTGTCGTATGTGTAGCTAtgcaaccaagaaaaaaaaacacatgcgagATCACCTTCGCAAGCACACGGGGGAACGCCCTTTCCAGTGCCACCTATGCCCAGCTGCATTTCCTCTGAGAGCGACCCTCGTCGGTCACATTCGCACCCACAcgggagagcgtcccttttcctgtgaccGCTGCAGTGCGTCGTTTAAACTAAACCAGACCCTCGTGAATCACATGCGAACCCACACGGGAGAGCGTCCGTTTTCCTGTGACCATTGCTCTGCATCATTTTCACAGCAGGCAAACCTTATAAGGCACGTGCACAGCCACACAGGAAACcgtcccttttcctgtgaccAATGCAGTGCATCATTCACACAGAAACAGACCCTTCTGGACCAtgtgcgcacccacacaggagagcgtcctttTGTGTGTGACCACTGCAGTGCATCTTTTGCACATAAAAATACCTTCGTGGACCATATGCGCATCCACACAAGAGAGGGTGCCTATTCTTGTgaccactgcaatgcatccttcTCTCAGAAATACTGCCTGACGAACCACATGTCTCGTTATCATGAagacaagaagccataaaatttgagTGCTTTACTGACCTTCTGTAACGAGGGAAGCATATCAGGGTGAAGAGAGCACATTGATCAGAAGTGACAGTGAAAGAGTAGTTCGAGGTTTGGAAAGTCTTTTAGTTTAGCAAATGATAATGGCGCGAATTCTTGGGAGGAAAGGCAAGTGGTAGAAAAGAGTGCAAAGGAGAGGCCACCTTCTTGATATAGTATTCACACTAGCGTGCACTACTTTTACGTAAGGGTTCCTTATGAGATCTGTTGAGCGGGTACAGGCTTTCGAACTATGTGCCGCCCGAAGGGTGGAAGAAAGATATCTCCCCATCCATAAAACTGGAAACTGCAATTTTCTAATTATGTGTCTGGTAATCCACATATTAAGCTATGGTGGCAGTGCTGATGGTTTTTCATCTTAATTTGTGTTCCTTGATGTCATGATACTGCATAATAAATATAAACTACAAGTAATGAATTATGAGGCATTTTATTGGCTAGCCTACTCTCACATTCGTCTTGCGAATCATTCGAATGTCTTGGAGCTTTAATGAACCCGAGGACAACAATATTTAGGTATTTGTATTCATGTATGTTTGACATACTGCAAACCTCATATTGAAAATATTTGTCAGGAAGgtggaaaaatatatatattaaagTCACTACTGCAGAAGCATACTAGTACTCATTCAAAATACTAGTACAGACTTTTTGAGTAGGAGTGTGATGGCAAAAAATTTACATTTATAAATGAGAACACCTAAATATACATCACTCATACAGTCATATCATTCTTAGAGGTATAAGGATACGATCATACCCACATATGTTCTAGATTTACAAAAAAGAAGTTTGCTCATTCTAGGGGAATTTTGTGAAGCctatgtggcttttttttttttttttcagcacagcAGGGAACTGTAATGGCACACTCAGGACATTGCTATGTCGTCGAAGATTGGCCAATATAAAACAGCCATTACAAAGCACCATTTAATTTTCTATTCCGGAAGAACAGATTTCATTGCCAAGCTCTTCTGTAATCTTGTTGAAAAACCTTGAAATATCAGTGTCTTGAAAAACATGCTTTAAAATCAAATATTTAATAATATACTTCCTAAATTCAATAAATATTCAAATTATTTGAATAGCAACAAGATGGGGCCTAAGATAATTTTGGATACTTGAGCACACAGAGTGCACGCATTTTGTAACAGACAATTCCGTTACTCTGAGCCACCACAATAAGAACGTGCGGCTGAAGGAGAAGCTACACTCAAAAAGATATGAATACACTAAAGTAGTCGTGTATTTACAACCAAGTTGTAAGGCTGGTAAATGTTTTTCTTCTTATCTCATTTCTAGTTTTCTTTTCGGATGAAATTTTTCTAGTTACATTTTATTTCATATGCTTCATGTATCACCATATAGGTACTTCGATGCACATTAAAGTGTGATGATTAGCTTGATGGTCTAATGCTAAGTAGTGTGATGTCACAAATGAAAATAAATTTCGTGATTTAAGTGTTGTATATCTGGATTGCAACTTAGGCCTTTATGTATTGGCAGCAGTGCTTTGTATATGAAAGCATAGTATTTAAGCAGGGAATGTTGAGAACTTGCATAAAAAATGTAGTGTGTTGGCACACTGCACTGTCACTGCACTAACGTGAGGACCAAGGTTAATGTGTGTATTGGTGTAGCAGCTCCTGATTTCTTGTTGCTTAAGTGTGATTTCGTGTGTAGAGTATAACACGAGGTTTTCCTTGCCTCGCTGTATTTTTTCGGCTTTTCAGTTTCCTCGTCCTTGGTATCGTTAAAGCAGTACCGTTCACTGAAGCCGCACAAAGAAGACTGCATTCCTGCTAGCAGTGCTCATATGTTAGCTAGTACAAGATGCGAGGATTTGTGTCCACCTGGGCAAGCGTTACCTTTGAGTGCCACCTCTGTATAGCTGCATTCACTCAGAAGTTATCTGCAAGTTACCTTTTTGTTGACTTTACTTTCTTTACATTGGTATCATAACTAGTACATTCTTGTTTGTTACTTCAGTTAATGTcctgtctaacaaagaaaaacccCTTAAATTTCTCCTTTTTGACCGCGAGCTTTCTGGCCAAGAGGAAATTTCAACAATACAAAGTTCCCCATCCTGTGAAGCTACATTGTGAGGTCAGATAAGAAAAGTTTTTGGAACACGCCAGTTTTTTCGTATGAAGATTGCATTAATTCTAATAAGTGATATGTGTGTATTTTTTTAGAATGCCTCATTCGAGTTTTGCTATTTCACAAAAGTATTGTAGTGGTATTTCTTAATGGTAGTATtaataatatttggggtttaacatcccaaactactatatagttatgagagatggcgtagtggagggttccaaaaatttcaactacctggatcatgcccccaaatctgagcaccaggGCCTACATAATTTTTGTCTCcctcgaaaatgcggccgccgcatcCTGTAGTGGTAGTTCTGACTTCCAAGAAATTTCATGCAGGGCACCTCATTTTTAATACCACAAAACGGCCGAGACTTATCCACCATTCTAGCCGCTACATTGGGCTGTGAGATCTTGCTGGCAAAGTGCGGTTACACATGGTCCCAGTGGCTCGGTGCCACACTTCTTGGCTTCGGAAACAGTTCAGGTTAGAAAAACCATCTGAATGAAGTGCAGCAAAGGCTAATTCTTGTATATTTGATTGAGCGCAGAATTGAAGTTGGGACGGAATATGCAATTGTTTATTAAACTTTCTATTTTACCAAAACCCAAACTAGTCTTCATAAATTGCAACAACATATGCGTCGCCATGCAACTTGAACAATGAGGTTGTATCGGAAACGTGGACGTCATCATAAGTTTTTTTTGGTAGTAAAAGGGCATCCATAAAATATTTTCATAGCTTGACACATTCGTTGAAGCTACCCTTAATAACGAATAAGGAGGCTATCGTGAGGGAATGTTGGGTAACCTTATGTCATAGATGTAAGCCTTTGCAGGATTCTCCTTCAGGGAGGGGGGTGGGAGTTCACAGCCCTCCCCACCTATTAAGTCAATGTATGTGGCAACCTTTGCCTCCTTCCCTATCTCTGTGTGCACGCCTATAGTCCTACGTATATGAAAGTTTGAGGCTGTCTGCAGGAGGGCGAGATGTCACCATTTGAGATACTGCATAAAATATACATTTATGTGCACAAATATGTATTTTCTTACATACTAACACTATTGCATGTTAGTGTCTTTAAAGGTTTCGTTCGTAAATGTTGTGCTGGTTGAGGTTTGTATGTCGCCATTGCGCAGCTTTTCTACCTACTCAGCCGCCCCACATGTCCAACAATATTTCTCCCTTCCGACGCGATCCTAGGGTGACGGGCGAGTGGGGTGACCTTAGCTTCCCGCACCTAGCAGCCTAGCGCGGGATATCGATGGTAACGCAACATGtcgcctttctcgtgttggaagTCTTCTCAATGCTTTAGCGTGCTTAGGGCTTGATCACAAGCACCTGTTGCAGTGCGTCAGCGTGTGGCTTTGCTGATGTGGGTTCGCGTCCTCTCCCTGTGGAGAGAAAGGGTGTGCAGCTTGGCGTAGCtaagtgctttctctctctctctctccaaggaAAGCGGGTGCGAAGCCGTGTCAAAAAGCCACGCACTGACGCGCTGCAACAGGTGCGTGTGGTCAGGCCGAACAAGCGCCATCTCTGATGCCCGACAGAAAGAGGGGACGGCAGATGGCTTGTGGTTGCAATGTGTCGGATGGTATGTGAAGAGAGCCGTGCGAGGCTCGGGTCTCGGGTAGTACGGGAAGattataggtgttctgtggtatggGTTTCCACTCACGGCCATTGGACGCTCGACTCGCGTTGCAGTATGACACGT encodes:
- the LOC142772250 gene encoding uncharacterized protein LOC142772250 produces the protein MRTHLRKQTGERPFQCHLCPAAFTQKGNLTAHMRTHTGERPFSCDCCSASFPEKHSLVYHLRTHTGNCAFSCDQCNASFAKKTSLTRHINTHTKYLLQVVMTLIQVCGSLSSACHDEYHALVSVQGGLHSCRMCSYATKKKKHMRDHLRKHTGERPFQCHLCPAAFPLRATLVGHIRTHTGERPFSCDRCSASFKLNQTLVNHMRTHTGERPFSCDHCSASFSQQANLIRHVHSHTGNRPFSCDQCSASFTQKQTLLDHVRTHTGERPFVCDHCSASFAHKNTFVDHMRIHTREGAYSCDHCNASFSQKYCLTNHMSRYHEDKKP